The following nucleotide sequence is from Pseudomonas sp. RC10.
CGGCGGTCCGCCTCCACGCAGCTGTCTTCCTTGGCCAGCAGGTCCTGATAGTCATCCAGTGCCAAACGCATGGCCGACAGCTGTTCCTGGGATCGCCGCTGAGCCGCCAGCGCGACGGCCTGGGTTTCAAGGCCCAGCCGCAGTTCGATGATGTGACGCACGCTGAACGCGGTCTCGACGTTCAAACGCATGCCGCTCTGCTCGGTGCGTTGCAGCACGAACGTGCCCTTGCCTTGATGGGTCTCCACCAGCCCTGACGCCTGCAACTTGGAAATCGCTTCCCGCACCACGGTCCGGCTCACCCCGTGCTGACGCACGATTTCACTCTCGGACGGCAGCTTTTCCCCCGGCGCGATGCTGCCCATGAGAATCCGCTGACTGAGGTCTGTGACCAGGTCCGTGGCCAGGTTGTGCTGCCGTCGTTTGGGAAGCGTTTGAGCGGGTGTTTGCATGGAGGTTGTCCTGACAGTGGCCTCGAATGATGGAGTATCTGCCCTGATTGCACTTGTCTTTTTTCAACCCGACAGACCGGAACGAGTGATCGCCACGCACCTCGCCCGTCTTGAGAAAATCCCGTGAGAATCCCTGTGGAACAGGCCACTCGACGGCTTGACCAGACTCGTCCAACTTGTCGTACAAGCAAGCCTATGACACCGAAATATTTCCCGCAAGCCCTTGAAAACCGCTTGCGGAGATAACGCGTACTTGTATGATGACTAACAACAAGGCGCGCACACCTTGTCACACACATACGAAAGCCCCGCATAAAAATAATCAGTGGGAGTCAACAGAGTGAACACACCCTCATCACGAGTGGATGACGTCAACGATTCCGTCTTGCAATCGGCGGTTTCCAAAGTCAAACGTCATATCCTGCCGCTGTTCGTCATCATGTTCATCGTCAACTACATCGACCGGGTCAACATCGGTTTCGTCCGCAGTCACATGGAACACGACCTCGGCATCGGCGCAGCCGCCTACGGTTTCGGCGCTGGCCTGTTCTTCGTCGCCTACGCGCTGTTCGAAGTCCCCTCCAACATCCTCATGCAGAAAGTCGGCGCCCGCCTCTGGCTGACCCGCATCATGTTCACGTGGGGCCTGGTCGCGGCTGGCATGGCCTTCATTCAAAACGAAACCCACTTCTACATCCTGCGCTTCCTGCTGGGCGTGGCCGAAGCCGGTTTCTTTCCGGGGGTGATCTACTACTTCACCCGCTGGCTGCCGGGCGTCGAGCGCGGCAAGGCCATCGCCATCTTTCTCAGCGGCTCGGCGTTTGCCTCGCTGATCTCTGGCCCGCTGTCCGGCATGCTCCTGCAAATCGAGGGCCTGGGCATGCACGGCTGGCAGTGGATGTACCTCATTGAAGGCCTGTTCTCCGTTGCACTGTGCGTGTTCGTCTGGTTCTGGCTGGATTCGAAACCCCAGGACGCCAAGTGGATGACCCAGGCGGAAAAAGATGCGCTGACCGAAACCATCGACGCCGAACAGCGCGCCCGTGAAGCCGCCAGCCCGGTGAAGCTGTCTATCGGCCAGTTGCTGAAAGACCCGCAAATCATCCTGTTCTGCCTGATGTACTTCTTCATTCAATTGACGATCTACGCAGCGACGTTTTGGCTGCCGAGCATCATCAAGAAGATGGGCAACATGAGCGACTTCCAGGTCGGCCTGTACAACTCGATCCCGTGGTTCATCGCCATCGTCTGCATGTACGGCTTCGCCAGCCTCTCGGCGAAGTGGAAGCACCAGCAGGCCTGGGTCGCCGCGGCGCTGCTGATCGCGGCTGCCGGGATGTTCATGTCCACCACGGGCGGTCCAGTGTTCGCCTTCGTTGCCATCTGCTTCGCGGCGATGGGTTTCAAATCGGCCTCGTCGCTGTTCTGGCCGATCCCGCAAGGCTATCTCGACGCCCGCATCGCCGCTGGCGTGATCGCCCTGATCAACTCGGTGGGCAACCTCGGCGGCTTCGTTGCACCGACCGCGTTCGGCATCCTCGAACAACAGACCGGCTCGATTCAGGGTGGGCTGTATGGCCTGACCGCCACGTCGATCATCGCCGCAATCCTGGTGTTCAGCGTGCGCACGACACCGAAACCCGGCGCGGCGCCCGTCACCGCAGGGTCAAAACCCGACGCCACGCCCAGCCATTCGTAACGACTTGAACCCCGATTCAACGGCGCCCGCGCGGCGCCCTGTACAACCAAGGATTTCGCCATGACGACACAGACTTCCGGCAGCACCCCCGTTATCACCGACATGCAGGTCATCCCGGTCGCGGGCCACGACGACATGCTGCTCAACCTGAGCGGCGCCCATGGTCCGTATTTCACGCGCAACATCGTGATCCTGAAAGACAACGCGGGTCACACCGGCGTCGGTGAAATCCCCGGCGGCGAAAAGATCCGTCAGACCCTGGAAGACGCCCGCGCCCTGGTGGTCGGCAGCACCATCGGCAACTACCAGAAGATTTTGAACGACGTGCGCCGCACCTTCGCCGAGCGCGATTCAGGCGGTCGCGGCCTGCAAACCTTCGACCTGCGCATCACCATTCACGCGGTCACCGGCATCGAAGCCGCTGTGCTCGACCTGCTCGGTCAACACCTGGAAGTGCCGGTCGCGGCCCTGCTCGGCGAAGGCCAGCAGCGTGACGAAGTGAAGATGCTTGGCTACCTGTTCTACGTCGGCGACCAGAAGAAAACCAACCTGCCCTACCGCACTGAAGAAGACGCCGACAACGACTGGTTCCGCGTGCGTCATGAAGAAGCCCTGACCCCGGAGCGCGTGGTGCGTCTGGCGGAAGCGGCGTTCGAGCGTTATGGCTTCGAAGACTTCAAGCTCAAGGGCGGCGCCCTGAGCGGCGACGCGGAAATCGAGGCGGTCACTGCGCTGGCCGAGCGTTTCCCGAAAGCCCGCATCACCCTCGACCCGAACGGCGCCTGGTCGCTGAAAGAAGCCATCCGCCTGTGCCGCGATCAGCACAAGGTGCTGGCCTACGCCGAAGACCCGTGCGGTGCCGAAAACGGCTACTCGGGCCGTGAAGTGATGGCTGAGTTCCGCCGCGCCACCGGTCTGCGCACCGCCACCAACATGATCGCCACCGACTGGCGTGAAATGGGCCATGCGATCCAGCTGCAATCGGTGGACATCCCGCTGGCCGACCCGCACTTCTGGACCATGCAGGGTTCAGTGCGCGTGGCGCAGATGTGCAACGAGTGGGGCCTGACGTGGGGCTCGCATTCCAACAACCACTTCGACATTTCCCTGGCGATGTTCACCCACGCGGCCGCAGCGGCGCCGGGCAACATCACCGCCATCGACACCCACTGGATCTGGCAGGACGGCCAGCGCCTGACCAAAGCCCCGCTGCAGATCATCGGCGGCAACGTGCAGGTGCCGAAGAAACCGGGGCTGGGGGTCGAGATCGACATGGACCAGGTGGCCAAGGCCCACGAGCTGTACAAAGGCATGGGCCTCGGTGCGCGGGACGACAGCGTTGCGATGCAATTCCTGATTCCGAACTGGAAGTTCGACAATAAGCAGCCTTGCCTGGTCCGTTAACACGGGCTCGCAACGCTGCCTGAAACAGAACCACGTTAACTGCCATATGGCGACCGGCGCGTAACCCCTTGCGCGCCGTTTTTCTTCATCCGCTCCACCGTTCATGGCGTGCTAAGGTTCCAGCATCTCACTGCCGTGAAGCCGTCCATGTCCCATCTGACCCAGACCCACCCTCGCCTGACCATCGCCATCGCTTTCGGTGCTGTCGCGGGCATCGTTGCCGCCTTCATCGCCCCTGCCATCACTGTCACCAGCAAATGCCTGATCGCCTGGAACGTCGCCGGTTGGGTGTACATGCTGCTGATCATGATCCGCACGTTCAAATCCAACGCCGAAGCCGTGCGACGCATCGCCGAAGTCGAGGATGAAAACGCTGGCTGGGTGCTGGTGATGGTCTGTGTGGCGGCGATTGCCAGCCTGGCCGCCATCGTGCTGGAACTGGCCGGGATCAAGGACATGTCTTCCAGCGACAAAGCACTGCATTACGCGTTTACCGGGTTCACCATCGTCGGGTCGTGGCTGTTGATCGGGGTGATTTTCAGCCTGCATTACGCCCGGATGTTTTACACCTGGAACGGCGACGACGCGGCGCTGCGGTTTGCCGACGGTGAGCAGAACCCGGATTACTGGGACTTCCTGTACTTCTCGTTCACCATCAGTGTGGCGGTGCAGACGTCCGACGTGGGCGTGGCGACCCGAAATTTGCGCAAGGTGGTGCTGGCGCAGTCGTTGATCGGGTTTCTGTTCAACACGTCGATATTGGGGTTTTCGATCAACATCGCGGCGGGGTTGTTTAATTGATGACAGGACCGACACCGCCCCCTTGTGGGAGCCGGCTTGCTGGCGAAAGCGGTGTGTCCATTTAACATCTGTCGTCTGACACACCGCATTCGCCAGCAAGCCGGCTCCCACAATTACCGTGCGCGTCTGAGGGTTTCACTCTGAATCCAGCAGGCGTATGTTGGCCTCCACAAATCCAATGTGCTCTTGAACGAGGCTTAACCGAAATGACTCAGGGTTCCGCGCTGAGAATTGCCGTGCTCGATGACTGGCAGTCCGTTGCCCAGAATGTGGTGGACTGGACCGTACTCAACCCGATTGGCGAGGTCAGCTTCCTCCACGACTTCCCCGCCGACACCGCGACCATGGTCGCGCGCCTCAACGACTTCAACGTGATTTGCGTGATGCGCGAACGCACGATTTTCGACGATGCCCTGCTCAGCCAGTTGCCCAACCTCAAGTTGCTGGTCACCGGCGGCATGCGCAACGCGGCGCTGGACCTCAAGGCCGCCGCGCGTCTGGGCATCACGGTGGTCGGCACCGAGAGCTATAAATACGCCGCCCCCGAGCTGACCTGGGCGCTGATCATGGGCGTCACCCGCAACATCGTCGACGAGGCCAACTCCCTGCGCGCGGGCAACTGGCAGATCGGCCTTGGCAGCGACCTGTATGGCAAGACTCTGGGGATTGTCGGCCTCGGCAGCATTGGCCAGAAGATCGCCCGCTACGCGTTGGCCTTCGACATGAAGGTCATTGCCTGGAGCGAAAACCTCACCGCCGAACGGGCCGCCGAACATGGCGTGACCTACGTCAGCAAAGAGGCATTGTTCGAGCAGTCGGACATCATCTCGGTCAACCTGGTGCTGAGTGATCGCAGCCGGGGTTTGGTGGACGCCGCTTCGCTGAACCGCATGAAGCCCACGGCCTATCTGGTCAACACGGCACGCGGGCCGATTGTCGATGAAGAGGCGCTGGTCGACGTGCTCAAGCAGAAGAAAATCGCCGGGGCGGGGCTGGACGTGTACGGCATCGAGCCGCTGCCCGCCGATCATCCGTTCCGCAGCCTGCCAAACCTGCTGGCGACGCCTCACGTCGGCTATGTCACGGAGAACAACTACCGGATGTTTTTCAGCCAGATGATCGAGGACATTCAGGCCTGGCACGCGGGTTCGCCGATTCGGGTGTTTGGCTGATGGCCGTCGCCCTCTCCCGGCCCCCTTCAGACCCTCGTGCCGCGCTGTTGGTCATCGACATGCAGTACGACTTCATGCCCGGTGGCGCGCTCGCAGTGGCCGAGGGTGATCAGTTGGTGCCGCTGATCAACCGCCTGGGCGCGCAGTTTCGCAACGTGGTGATCACGCAAGACTGGCACCCGGCCGAGCACATTTCGTTCGCGTCGAGCCATGCCGGGCGCGCACCGTTCGACAGCATCACCCTGCCTTACGGACCGCAAACGCTATGGCCGGATCATTGCGTTCAGGCCACGGGCGGCGCCGAACTGCACGCCGACCTCGACATTCCCCAAGCGCAGTTGATCCTGCGTAAAGGCTGCAACGCCGGGATCGACAGTTATTCGGCGTTCGTCGAGGCGGATCGCACGACCCAGACCGGGCTGGCGGGGTATTTGAAGGAGCGCGGGGTCGACAGCGTGTTCGTGGTCGGCCTGGCGCTGGACTTCTGCGTGGCGTGGTCGGCGCTGGATGCGCGGACGGCGGGGTTCAATACGTGGGTGATCGCTGACGCGTGCAAGGCGATCGACCTCGGCGGGTCGCTGGAAACGGCGTGGCAGGACCTGACGGCAGCGGGTGTGGTGCGGATTGATAGTGCTGATCTGACGGGCTGAACCGGATACCCGTCGCCTTCTCGCCAGGCTGGGGCTTGGCGTGCGCTGACGATTCTCTGTGGGAACGAATTCATTCGCGAAAGGTTGGTACAGCCTGCACATCTCCATCGCCTGTCCCACCTTCGCGAATGAATTCGCTCCCACAGTTAAACCTGCGTCAGGCCGCACATTTCGTGGCGATATCGAACCCCTGTGGGAGCGAATTCATTCGCGAGACGTAGGCATGGCCAATGGAGACATGCCGTCTGTACCGGCCTCTCGTCAGAATGCCGCCCAGAATGAATTCGCGCCTACAGGTCATGCGCCTTGCCGGCCTACTCGTTACCCAACGCAAACCGTTTCAACCCTTCCCCTTCCATCCGATACCGCACCCACTCGTCCTGCGGCTCGGCGCCAATCGATTTATAGAAATCGATCGCGGGCTGGTTCCAGTCCAGCACGCTCCATTCGAAACGACCGCATCCGGTGTCATGGGCGATCTTCGCCAGATGCCGCAGCAGTTGCTTGCCCGCGCCAATCCCGCGCTGGCTGGCAGACACGAACAGGTCTTCCAGGTACAGCCCCTTGCGGCCCTGCCACGTCGAGTAGCTGAGGAAATACACCGCAAAACCGATGGGCTGGTCGTCCAGCAGGCAAATCAGCGCCTTGGCCGGTGACGGCTCGTCAAACAGGCTGCGCTCGATGTCGGCGACGCTGGCCTTGACCTCGTGCTCGGCTTTTTCGTAGATCGCAAGCTCGGTGATGAAGCCCAGAATCACGGCCGCATCGGCGCGGGTGGCGTCTCGAATATGAAGGGTCACGGTGGGGTCTCCCGAATCAATGAAAAGGCCGCCGCGCAGGGGCGAACGACGGGGAGCGGATTGTGTCTCAACCAACAGCACGGCGCAGCAGGTACACCGAAAAAAACTGACCGTCTCCCTCAGCAAACCGCCAGACTACCCAAGAGAAGCAGCATGGACACTGAACAAGACGGCAAGACCCCCGGCCTTACCCCCGAGGAAGAACGCGACATCGACGAGAACCAGCCACCCCGCGCCGCCGTGCTGCACGAGACGATCCGCATGCAGGGCGATCAGGAGCTGGAGCGCAACGTCGCCGCGCTGTTCTGGTCGGCATTGGCCGCG
It contains:
- a CDS encoding FadR/GntR family transcriptional regulator — encoded protein: MQTPAQTLPKRRQHNLATDLVTDLSQRILMGSIAPGEKLPSESEIVRQHGVSRTVVREAISKLQASGLVETHQGKGTFVLQRTEQSGMRLNVETAFSVRHIIELRLGLETQAVALAAQRRSQEQLSAMRLALDDYQDLLAKEDSCVEADRRFHLLIAEATGNPYFVEILQNLGNAVIPRSRIATSERAGTSLTNHAYLANLEHEAILAAIRRQDPDAARAAMLTHLSNSRERLAPGE
- a CDS encoding MFS transporter — protein: MNTPSSRVDDVNDSVLQSAVSKVKRHILPLFVIMFIVNYIDRVNIGFVRSHMEHDLGIGAAAYGFGAGLFFVAYALFEVPSNILMQKVGARLWLTRIMFTWGLVAAGMAFIQNETHFYILRFLLGVAEAGFFPGVIYYFTRWLPGVERGKAIAIFLSGSAFASLISGPLSGMLLQIEGLGMHGWQWMYLIEGLFSVALCVFVWFWLDSKPQDAKWMTQAEKDALTETIDAEQRAREAASPVKLSIGQLLKDPQIILFCLMYFFIQLTIYAATFWLPSIIKKMGNMSDFQVGLYNSIPWFIAIVCMYGFASLSAKWKHQQAWVAAALLIAAAGMFMSTTGGPVFAFVAICFAAMGFKSASSLFWPIPQGYLDARIAAGVIALINSVGNLGGFVAPTAFGILEQQTGSIQGGLYGLTATSIIAAILVFSVRTTPKPGAAPVTAGSKPDATPSHS
- the gudD gene encoding glucarate dehydratase, producing MTTQTSGSTPVITDMQVIPVAGHDDMLLNLSGAHGPYFTRNIVILKDNAGHTGVGEIPGGEKIRQTLEDARALVVGSTIGNYQKILNDVRRTFAERDSGGRGLQTFDLRITIHAVTGIEAAVLDLLGQHLEVPVAALLGEGQQRDEVKMLGYLFYVGDQKKTNLPYRTEEDADNDWFRVRHEEALTPERVVRLAEAAFERYGFEDFKLKGGALSGDAEIEAVTALAERFPKARITLDPNGAWSLKEAIRLCRDQHKVLAYAEDPCGAENGYSGREVMAEFRRATGLRTATNMIATDWREMGHAIQLQSVDIPLADPHFWTMQGSVRVAQMCNEWGLTWGSHSNNHFDISLAMFTHAAAAAPGNITAIDTHWIWQDGQRLTKAPLQIIGGNVQVPKKPGLGVEIDMDQVAKAHELYKGMGLGARDDSVAMQFLIPNWKFDNKQPCLVR
- a CDS encoding DUF1345 domain-containing protein; its protein translation is MSHLTQTHPRLTIAIAFGAVAGIVAAFIAPAITVTSKCLIAWNVAGWVYMLLIMIRTFKSNAEAVRRIAEVEDENAGWVLVMVCVAAIASLAAIVLELAGIKDMSSSDKALHYAFTGFTIVGSWLLIGVIFSLHYARMFYTWNGDDAALRFADGEQNPDYWDFLYFSFTISVAVQTSDVGVATRNLRKVVLAQSLIGFLFNTSILGFSINIAAGLFN
- a CDS encoding D-2-hydroxyacid dehydrogenase family protein, translated to MTQGSALRIAVLDDWQSVAQNVVDWTVLNPIGEVSFLHDFPADTATMVARLNDFNVICVMRERTIFDDALLSQLPNLKLLVTGGMRNAALDLKAAARLGITVVGTESYKYAAPELTWALIMGVTRNIVDEANSLRAGNWQIGLGSDLYGKTLGIVGLGSIGQKIARYALAFDMKVIAWSENLTAERAAEHGVTYVSKEALFEQSDIISVNLVLSDRSRGLVDAASLNRMKPTAYLVNTARGPIVDEEALVDVLKQKKIAGAGLDVYGIEPLPADHPFRSLPNLLATPHVGYVTENNYRMFFSQMIEDIQAWHAGSPIRVFG
- the pncA gene encoding bifunctional nicotinamidase/pyrazinamidase → MAVALSRPPSDPRAALLVIDMQYDFMPGGALAVAEGDQLVPLINRLGAQFRNVVITQDWHPAEHISFASSHAGRAPFDSITLPYGPQTLWPDHCVQATGGAELHADLDIPQAQLILRKGCNAGIDSYSAFVEADRTTQTGLAGYLKERGVDSVFVVGLALDFCVAWSALDARTAGFNTWVIADACKAIDLGGSLETAWQDLTAAGVVRIDSADLTG
- a CDS encoding GNAT family N-acetyltransferase produces the protein MTLHIRDATRADAAVILGFITELAIYEKAEHEVKASVADIERSLFDEPSPAKALICLLDDQPIGFAVYFLSYSTWQGRKGLYLEDLFVSASQRGIGAGKQLLRHLAKIAHDTGCGRFEWSVLDWNQPAIDFYKSIGAEPQDEWVRYRMEGEGLKRFALGNE